The following coding sequences are from one Ornithodoros turicata isolate Travis chromosome 1, ASM3712646v1, whole genome shotgun sequence window:
- the LOC135389560 gene encoding uncharacterized protein LOC135389560 produces MTREAVNYFWCRFVPSDSRVASCGTSGMDMSLATKDDDDEEWLDPKDTSYCPDEASGGDMSFNIVEEPEVGTAEEPKYVVFESCLKQLLQRCPQCSAPDCEVSLSCIGTMVKATISCPNSHITKCPTQLLRMFSFMGIRTIQKTQFFKFQRCYMLPAVTEVWQLEQSQLLQQLKGRELCLAGDVTEVSSSNRMEREGLERALTFLNQQDVSISMLVTDRHTEVKAFMKRTYPTIRHRFDVWHVAKGIKKKLVAAAAGKRHNVIQKWCPTIVRHLYWCARSSNDDGALVLAKWRTILRHVLDIHEHPDSLHPKCAHSDLGERLWLDEAAAALHYKCVELYIAF; encoded by the exons ATGACACGAGAAGCTGTCAACTATTTCTGGTGTCGTTTTGTTCCCTCAGACTCAAG GGTCGCATCATGTGGCACGTCTGGCATGGATATGTCGCTTGCAACTAAagacgatgatgatgaagaaTG GCTCGACCCAAAGGATACTTCGTACTGCCCAGATGAAGCTTCTGGAGGCGACAT GTCTTTCAACATTGTGGAAGAGCCAGAAGTTGGGACTGCAGAAGAACCGAAGTATGTTGTCTTTGAGTCCTGTCTCAAGCAGTTGCTCCAAAGGTGCCCGCAGTGCTCAGCCCCAGACTGTGAAGTTTCCCTTAGCTGCATTGGCACTATGGTGAAGGCAACTATCAGCTGTCCAAACTCCCACATCACAAAGTG TCCAACACAACTGCTTCGAATGTTCTCCTTCATGGGCATTAGAACCATACAGAAGACACAGTTCTTCAAGTTCCAGCGTTGTTACATGCTGCCTGCTGTTACTGAG GTGTGGCAGTTAGAGCAATCACAGCTGCTGCAACAGTTGAAGGGAAGGGAGCTATGCCTCGCCGGTGATG TCACCGAAGTTAGTTCCAGCAACCGCATGGAGAGGGAAGGCCTAGAGCGAGCCCTGACGTTCCTCAACCAGCAGGATGTGTCCATCTCTATGCTTGTCACTGACAGGCACACTGAGGTGAAAGCATTTATGAAGCGGACCTACCCTACCATAAGACATCGGTTTGATGTGTGGCATGTTGCCAAAG GCATAAAAAAGAAACTGGTTGCAGCAGCTGCGGGTAAAAGGCACAACGTTATTCAGAAATGGTGCCCAACCATCGTGCGCCATCTTTACTGGTGTGCACGTAGCAGCAACGACGATGGAGCCTTGGTGCTAGCAAAGTGGAGGACCATACTACGACATGTGCTAGATATACACGAGCACCCAGACTCCCTGCACCCAAAGTGTGCCCATAGCGACTTAGGGGAACGTCTGTGGCTGGACGAGG CTGCAGCTGCTTTACACTACAAGTGTGTCGAGTTGTACATTGCTTTCTGA